From the genome of Salvia splendens isolate huo1 chromosome 7, SspV2, whole genome shotgun sequence:
aataatcaaaacatgctaagaaacacagaaaaacaGAAACCAAAACAGATATGGGCAGACGAACAAAACAAATAGCAAAAGTGGacatgcatacttctcacacaTAGACCCAATATAGGTCTAAGTATGGTGTGGAGCAGAATAACAGTTATACatagcaaaaaaaaacaaataaaactaaaaaagttACGGAACTTGAAATGAGTAGAGATCGGGGCGGGGGCGTATACTCAATGCTTGCGGAGCTGACTGGGGGACGCTGAGGGTGGCCTGGAGGATGGCGAGTGCCGAGGTAGAGGAGAGCTTGCAGAGGGAAGTGGTGTTTACATAGCGAGGGTCAGCTGGCGAATAGCCTGCAGAACCCTGGACTGAGCGACCAGTTGGGCGTCCGAATTTGCTACTAGCTGCGTCAGCATTTGCTCCATGCGGAGTCTCCTTTCATTTGTAGCACGTGCAGCCTCCTCTGGTTCTGCTACGTTTGTTAGCTCCAACCTCTGCCTTGGCTGCCTGTTATGGCTCGCCGGTTGATCTGgtatcctcctccttctctcgcGTCTGACCTCCTCTAGCTCTTCTTGCCTGTCCTCCTGTTGTTCTGCCTGCTTCTCCTTCCGAGCCTTTGAGATGAAGCGAAGTTTTCCGTCACGCAGTCGTTCGAGCACTTGAATTCTTACAAAGAAATCAATGTTAAACAGTTCAGGTTTTGGGCAGCGATCGGGAAGCTCCACACCCTCCCGGAATTCCAGGGTCCAATTTCGCCTTAGGTATGCTCCGAGAAGGTGGCAGACGTTGAGGTGGCGGGCGGGGTGATTGGCAATCTGACTTATCGAGTGGGCAATCCAATAGCCCAGATGCACCCTCCTTTGGTCCTTCATGCACCACATGAAATAGAGCTCGACCAGAGTAAGAATTGACAATGTATTTGCTTGGCCCAGGAGGTTGCAGGCTAGGAAGGCTTGGGCAAGGAGAAGGGCCGGATCAACAATATGGTCCGCTCTGGACTCAGACGCTTTAAACTCGGGGGGCATGTCCGTTGCACAGGCTTTGCCAGACTGCCTGCTGATCAAAATCCGGCCTCCTCTGAGGAAGGCCAATGTCGCGCCCGAACCATTCTCCACTGGCTACCTGGGTCTCGGTATGGAGTCCCATCCGCACAGAGAACTCGTTCAGGCTCATCTTTTGCTTACGCCTGAACACCCGGAAAGAGACGCTCCTGGCCTCCAAGTTTGTACTCCCGGAAAACCAGAAGGATGTGAAGAATTCTTTGGCCAGGTCTGCGGGCACGAAGGTATCCTCGCTCTCCAGCAGCCACTCAAACCCGATCCCAGTAATATACTGGGTAAATTTTTCCTCAACCCGGATCTTCTCCAGGGTGTCCTTTCACTGTGTCGTATGGCGCTTCCTGACACCTTTTCAGTGGCTGCGCACATCCTTTCATCTCCTGCCCTGCACAACTTAATCGttgtaccaccaattaaatttgaaatgcactgatcaagtggacaattaattctTAGTGAAACTTAATTAGCTCCACTCGATCAGTCTTCCTCCTTTCTTCCATCTTTctaacttgaataataataaaataaaaaataaaacttactaaaagcTATTTACACTAATTCCTAAGGGTTTTTTACCGGGCCCCCCTATggtgtcacttgatcagtttaatagattgAGACTTTtccgcttgatcaagcagactacctaTGAGTACCTGATCATTCCCTTTACCTGATTACTGGAGAGAGTTAGCCATGAGTAGTGGAATGCCATCTACCACAAATACCTCCATTCCTTCTCTGTATGGctttaccctatgaccattcaccatgaaggaaggcgAATCTGAATCGCCTCCCTGGAGTTCGATTGCACCATTTGCTCGGACGGCGACAATGGTATAGGGACCTATCCACCTTGATCTGAGCTTTCCTGGCATCAATTTTAGCCTGGACTGAAATAGCAACACTTTCTGGCCTACTTTGAGCTCCTTCTTgcggagattcttatcatgccacatcttcgtcttttctttgtaccacatagCAGAGTCGTAGGCATCCAGACGGAGCTCCTCAAGCTCCTGTAGTTGCATTCTTCTTTCTGCAGTCCCTGCGTCggtattcatattcatttccttgATGGCCCAGTAAGCTTGATGCTCCACTCCCAGCGGCAGATGACACATCTTTCCAAATACCAGCCGGTATGGGACATTCCTATAGGTGTTTTGAAAGCGGCCCTGTATGCCCAGAGTGCGTCCTCCAGACGACGGCTCCAGTCCTTCCTCGTGGGATTGATTGTCTTCTCTAGGATAGCCTTTATCTCTCTATTAGAAACCTCAGCCTGACCATtggattgcgggtgataaggtGTGGATAGgcggtggtggactccatacttccgcatcaaggcttcgatagtTCTGTTTACGAAATGAGTTCCTTGGTCAGAGATGATAGACCGTGGTACCCCGTATCGGGTAAATATGTTTGATTTCATGAACTTCGCTACTTCTCTGGACTCACACGTCCTAGTTGCCTTTGCCTCgatccatttggacacatagtccactgcCACTAGTATATAGAGATTGCCTTTAGACGCGGGAAAGGGTCCCAtaaagtccattccccatacatcaaatatttcacaGACAATAATGGGGATTTGAGGTATCTCGTCTCTAGTAGATATCCCTCCAGTAAGTTGGCATCGAGAACACTTCTTGCAGAACTCATAAGCCTCTCTATGGATGGAAGGCCAGCAAAACCCGCTATCAAGTATTTTCCTTGCTGTTTTCTTCGGTCCAAAGTGCCCACCGCAAGCCAGTGCGTGGCAGTGGATCATCACATCTTCCTGTTCCCACTCTGGAATGCATCGTCGGATTACTTGATCTGCCCCCATTTTTCATAGGtaaggatcatcccaatagaagtatcgggAATCGCTTTTAAGCTTTAGCTTTTGTGCTCTTGTAATCTCATCACTTCTAGGTAACTCGCCCGTTACCAAGTAGTTGGACATGTCCACGAACCATGGCTCCTTTCTCGTGTTCTGTCCCTTGCTTCTCTGGTTGCCTTGATCAACTCCCTCCGCTTGGTTGATCCACCGGCATTCAGGTGATGACTCGATCAGGCAGAGATGCTCTTCAGGGAAAGCGTCTGGAATTGCTTCTTCATTGTCCTTTTGCAAAATTCGACTTAGGtgatctgccaccttgttctcacatCATTTCTTATCCACAGCTTCCTaatcaaactcctgtagaaggagtaCCCACCTGATTAACCGCGGCTTTGACTCCTTTTTTGCTAAGAGGTATTCGATGGCTGCACGATCTGTATAAACAATTACTTTGGAACCAAGCAAGTATGGTCTGAACTTTTCAAACGCGAATACTATcgatagcatctccttttcggtcacATCATAGTTCTTTTGTGCCTGATTCAGAGTTTTGGAGGCGTAAAAGATGACATAACTCTTCCCTTCGATTTTCTGACCTAATACtgcccccacagcatagtcactagcatcgcacatcacctcaaaggggtgattccagtcgggGGCACGTATTATTGGAGAGCTTATCAATCAATCTTTTAGAAATTGGAACGCGGCATTGCAAGCATCTGAGAACTCAAACTCGACCTCATTCTGAAGAAGTCGTGTCAGTGGCTGGGCTatctttgcgaaatcttttatgaatCGTCTATAGAACCCAGCGTGCCCCAGAaaggctctgatctccttcTGGTTGGTAGGATATGGAAGTTTTGCAATGACCGCTATCTTTGCTGGGTCGACCTCGATCCCTCTGCTTGACACTATGTGGCCTAAGACTATTCCTTCggtaaccataaaatggcatttctcgaaattcagaaCCAAGTCCTTCTGGCGGCATCTTTCCAATACCCTGTTCAGACTATGCAACCCTTGATCAAAATCATCCCCATAGACAGTACAATCGTCCATGAAAATCTCAATGCAGTCCTCCAATAGGTCtgagaaaatgctcatcatgcatctctgGAAGGTGCCCGGGGCGTTACAGAGGCCAAAAGGCATTCTCCTGTAAGCGTAAGTGCCAAAAGGGCAGGTGAACGTCGTCTTCTCCTGGTCTTCTGGATTCACAACAATCTGGAAATAGCCACTATAACCATCCAGGAAACTGAAGTTCTGCTTCCCTGCCAACTTCTCcaacatttgatcaatgaacggcagagggaagtgatccttcttctTAGCTTGGTTCAGCTTCCTgtaatctatgcacattctccatccagtaactggccttgtcgggattagctcatttttttcattttttaccacTTGAATCCCTCCTTTCTTAGGCACCATTTGCACTGGGCTGACCCAGTTACTATCAGGAATGgaatagataatcccgatcGAAACCAACTTGACGATTTCCTTtagcacctcttccctcatgttggggttgagttttcgttgttggtcgcggtgtggcttggctccttcctccagtcggatgtgatgcatgcataAGTCCGGGCTGATGCCTACCAAAGCTGTCAGCTTTCAGCCGATGGCCCTCTGATTCCTTCTTAATACTTCCAGCAATCTGTCTTCCTGCCCCTGGGTTAATTGATTGTTGATGATGACAGGCTTGGTTTCATCTTCACCCAGATAGGCGTACTTTAGATGTGCGGGAAGGGGTTTTAACTCTTTTGCAGGTTTTGGTTCTTCATTGGGCAGAGGGTTTTCTGCTGTGTCTCTTTCCAGTAGCTCGCCTTGATCATGCCGCTTCGCTAGGCTAGATACTTGAGCTGTCCCACTTGACCCAGCTGGCTTTGGGAGCtcccaaaaattatttattgcacTTGCGACGGCTTGGTCGTCCATTTCTCCGACCTTCATGGTCTCAAACCATTCTTCCACTTCCTTTTCGACTTCTTTATCTGCGGCGGAGTCAGTGAACTGCCCTTTTAAAAATTCTTCCTCCAAATACTCCTGTAGCAAGGGCTCAGTCACATCGATGGAGTACATGTTCTCTCCATTGGCTGGTCGTTTCATGGCCTCATCAATATTGAACGTGTACTATTCTCCTTTGAAATCTAGGCTGATCATTCCATTCCGTACGTCTATGATAGTGCTAGCTGTGGACAAGAACGACCGTCCTAGTAGGACTCTGCTTGACTCCTTTGTTGCGGGCTCCGTCATCTTGATTACGaagaaatcagctgggtacagaAAGTTATTTACCTTAACAATAACATCTTCCAAAATTCCTTCTGGGTGAATACATGATCTGTCGGCCAGCTGTATCATTATATCCGTGTCGACTAGCTTTGCCTTTCACAGCCGTTGATAGATGGAGTATGGCAGAACATTGATAGATGCCCCCAGGTCGCACATGGCGTGCTCCACCTAGACGTCTCCGATTGAAATTGGGAGCGTGAACATTCCTGGGTCGGTCTTCATTGAAGGGAGGGCATTCCGTTAGATCACGGCAGAGACAGTTTCATCTGCAATCATTCTACCCTCCTCATTGATTTTTCCTGCCAGGTAGTCTTTAATAAACTTGCTGACAAGGGGAATTTTTAATGCCGTTAAGAGTGGTACTTTAACGTCCACATCTTTGAACATACTCGCCACATCGATTGTGGCATCCTTCCTTCTTGCCACCATTCCGCGGTACGGATACGGCTTAACTTTCTCACCGCCCTCTTTCTGATTTCCTTCTAAGGTTTCATCTCCCACTTTTTCCTTGGCTTTCTCTTTCGCTTGATCCACCACCTTGGGTTCTTCCTTCTCTTCACGGTTTGGTCAAGGATCAATTGTTTAGGACGTCGCAGGATAACTGGGGCCTTGGTAGACCCTCCCGACCTTAAGGACACTTCGCTAATGTGTTCACGCCAAGCGGCTGTTCAGTAGCTGGAATTCTTCCGTCATTTCCCTTTAACTCTCCTAGCGACGTTGCAACTAGAGAAAGTTGTTGTGTCAGCATCTCTAATTCCGCCCGCTGCTCCCTCTGAGTTTCCTGGATTTCCTGCATCGCATCATTTGTGTGGTGCGGTACTATCATATTGCTCGGGCTGTCATTGGAGTAGTGGTTATATTTCTGATTTGGCGGCCTCCCTCCATGGTTGGGCTGCGGGTAGTTAGATCGCTCAAAATGTTCGAGCAGGTATGACTGATGGTTGTAGAATTGATTTCCCTGTTGCTGGCCTCCCTGTTGGTGTGACGGGACATAAGTAACAATCTGGTTGTTTGGCTGCCTTCCCTGGTTGCTTGACTGAGAAGCTAGCTGCCTGTATCCCCAGTTTACTTCCTGTTGTCTGCTTGACCAGCTAGGCTGTCCTACGCTTGACCAAttcccttgaggtccatttGACCAACCTGTCTGACTTCCCTGCATTCGGTTTCCTCCAGCATTTGGCTTCTCCTGGATCCGAGCAGACCGGTTAGGCTGTCCGTCAGAGGGTTGCAGTTGCTGTGTCGATAGTGGGagttgttggctttgattctgatccgtccagttgccatttgcattCCACTGTCCTACTGCATTTacttgctctacctcaggggggaATTCGCAGTAATAATAGTGATGTTCTTCTGGCGGCGACGGCTGTGGTACGTACTGCGTCTCttttggtgcaggtggtggtggcggcggtttggttttttctactgcttccagcagtttcttctccatctgctcgaattgagcctccagcttttcatcattgtgcgcctctgctgcgtgcacttCTCCTCTCCTGTACTTCCCTCGAGAGGTTTCATACGACCGCTGAAGGTAACGTTGTGTTTGTGTATtacggagtaagcaagtgtgcacagagaaaactaatgcaagtgcttggtcaagactccacgctccttaaatccactggatcaccaggtccaccaggaactcaagagaacacggagtatttttgtcgttggacacactcgactccccttcaaaaaaatattaaatccctcaacccgaatactataaattagtatagggaagcggggtcgatctcacgaagatggattcgtgaagtagtgcttagagactctggaaacaggtggctgctgccacgcaaaagggttgagaattttaactacttctagacctagacacgaaatgtaaatgctagacctaggacacagaacatgtaatagaatcagacttcaatactgagagacacattttgCTTCCTGGATGGAGTAGACGActaactaattaagactagagagggagaataaaacagcggggacCATGACACCAATtatagcaagtacggctaaagctgcaaataacaaactcatgctccaactaacaacgacatgcaatttccttaccgattcaagcacgcaaatggagaaaacagagcttatatctagattcgaacagaatataaagatttggatgccggaaacttgctatgaaccggaaatacatcagatctacataaactaggcgaaatgaaatgaaaacacgtaaactaggcatgaaattaaatcaatcttgctcagattcacgtcggatgcttaatccactccggatctaaGCGATCtgaacccaacaacagacacaaccgactccataactccggttttcacagatctgctccgatcaactccgaattcaaacaaccacaaacaactccacaactccagcgaactcaaccctccgatttatccacaaacagactccgatcacccagatccaactgcaaacctgcataaattcagaaaacaactgcaaaacgcatccaactcgaacaatccaactccaaaattctgaaaatcaacgtaacagaaaatcaaacttgcattaaaattagagaatattcggcaaaacaaacaaatagagCTCTGAGCTTCGGACAgtgaagctcggtgaaatcagGAAAGTATGAAAgcagaaattaaattgttttttcGCCCCagagaaggacggtgttacaacccacaataGCTTCAAAGAAAACTAAACATGAACCCCGGTGCgaaccctgaatctccccacgaaaagaacccaagtgtgtgaaaagtgaactaagctacaggctgttagcgaggcctccaacccAGAAGgtcctccagcgtgcatgctttcCCCTTTTATAGATGAGGACATAGcgttctagagtcttcgtagaaatctctattctacccttcaactccgaggtttcctccgtcaagcaattttccgcataatgtccactcatgcgcctatttcctaggtccacgcaactgtcctcctcctttcctggacctggcgaaaaatCTTctcacacctggcttaaaacgtgcgtcagacccagaaatttcacgaattaaagccctagacttatgcatgaaattagccttatcaaactgctcacacttaaaccatgcttgtcctcaagtatgaaagacaagaaaaagaaataaggcgaatttcaatgcacggttcccaagaacgactctacaaacaagacacTAATCACAGAAACAGACTCCTAAACCTAGACACATACagactcagaaaagaaaataacacaaaaagaacacaaaacataacaaataagcatgcactagtttaaacttttaggcgactgtccccacaagcttaagttctctctgatcgtcaacagtcttcaaatcctccctctTCCTTTGTcgacctaaacggtccgtcagtttgtcaagatagcctattgatttcccagccattaggttcgctcgatcactcattcctcaccagggatgttaggatcaaaacgctccaaagttaaagttacaccactgatgcgttgggttatgagagtttctcctttctatcatctcctcccccctttttttttcctgggtcaggtaatgttttcttcctgcccttaggtaattaatcttctttttcctctttttattttccccttggacttcgtccagcttatacctccatttttttttctttttttcctttcaatatatatatatatatatatacatagggatgtattca
Proteins encoded in this window:
- the LOC121810560 gene encoding uncharacterized protein LOC121810560 gives rise to the protein MCHLPLGVEHQAYWAIKEMNMNTDAGTAERRMQLQELEELRLDAYDSAMWYKEKTKMWHDKNLRKKELKVGQKVLLFQSRLKLMPGKLRSRWIGPYTIVAVRANGAIELQGGDSDSPSFMVNGHRVKPYREGMEVFVVDGIPLLMANSLQ